Proteins encoded by one window of Haematobia irritans isolate KBUSLIRL chromosome 2, ASM5000362v1, whole genome shotgun sequence:
- the LOC142226822 gene encoding uncharacterized protein LOC142226822, whose amino-acid sequence MGSETSKPLTEEKGEFKPCMHKDILCGANCGKGIVDELSQSACYKNMKKITDNLLGGDEANKLLNLPEAVVSFKINGNSYTVNPTSLSPDITLNTFIRDHAQLTGTKYMCLEGGCGACVVSIRGRHPVTGDMRTWSANSCLTLLNTCGSWEITTCEGIGNQRDGYHAIQKRMAQLNATQCGYCSPGFVMSMYSLMESKGSNLSMQEIENSFSGNICRCTGYRSILDAMKSFASDSNIKIPNECQDIEDLVSKKCPKSGKGLICSSNCSPALRFVTYNDGIQWFWPQNFDELITILEKLPLDDEYMLVGGNTGHCFYRKSDRIKYFIDIHCVKKLKEYQLTKDKLTLGANLTLSETMEIFSKVSRESGFEYCHELWQHFDLIANVPVRNNGTLAGNISIKNAHPDFPSDVCLLLETLNAEIIIFSTAYGKSKKLSMKEYLNVKTPKTLILGFELPALPKERYIFRSYKIMPRAQNCIAYVNAGFLLDLESMATGSVKNARLCFGGIRPDFVHASAVEDKLRGQCIYDKAVITKLFATLSATLKPDAILPKTSPEYRMKLACGLMLKFLLEIAPKDRVRKEYISGGHLMKRELSSGQQIFDTNKNVYPVTQPVQKLEALIQCSGEAKYMNDLITSSNALHCAFVGATKVGKTIEKIDASEALKIAGVVAFFSAKDIPGINSFTDSSQQYQLEEIFTGGLVRFYDQPLGVIVAESKAIAEKATNKVTVLYSSGDSSIIMPTMEDVFLHRRQDRIETKLKSAITELKLSAPSDIEFNGIFEIGPQYHFTMEPQTCIVIPEEQGLKVYSSTQWINHTQAVIAKMLNLKVAAVQLEVRHVGGAFGGKISRCNLVACAAALAAYKLNRPIRFVQSLESMMNRNGKRWAYRSDYKAHIQTNGRLVGLQNIYYGDAGCSPNEYPALVHGETAFRSCYNFTDGNLRLESNVVLTDAPSSTPMRAPGNMEGTAMIENIMEHIAFMAQLDPADTRMINIKEGNRMRELLPRFLRTTEYKQRRLEIDQFNQQNRWMKKGLGLAIMDFPYKSFPPFGTYPATVSIYHTDGSVVISHGGIEMGQGVNTKSAQVAAYVLGIPLDSVKIETTNSINGANSLFSANSMTSECIGFAIRKCCNTLNERLKPIRESLKPNASWQEIVQTAWQRSVNLIASDHYKVGDIPPYNIYCLGLTEVQVDILTGNHLIKRVDILEDVGESLNPNVDIGQIEGAFVQGLGYWVTEQLVYDRQTGQLLTNNTWTYKPPGAKDIPIDFRIEMLRGSKNKGGFMSTKACSEPPTCLAISVIFALQHAIQSARTDAGLKREWVRLGAPTTPETLVLNSGNDVSSFSL is encoded by the exons ATGGGAAGTGAAACAAGTAAACCTTTAACTGAAGAAAAAGGCGAATTTAAGCCGTGTATGCACAAAGACATTTTATGTGGTGCTAATTGTGGCAAAGGCATAGTCGATGAGTTATCGCAGTCGGCatgctataaaaatatgaagaaaattacAGATAATCTCTTAGGAGGAGATGAAGCAAATAAGCTACTGAATTTACCAGAGGCTGTAGTTTCATTCAAAATTAATGGAAATTCATATACGG taaATCCTACATCCTTGTCTCCCGATATAACATTGAATACCTTTATCCGTGATCATGCCCAATTAACGGGTACCAAGTATATGTGCTTGGAGGGTGGATGTGGTGCTTGTGTGGTCTCCATTAGGGGTAGACATCCTGTGACTGGGGATATGAGAACATGGTCTGCCAATTCG TGCCTTACCTTATTGAATACTTGTGGTTCTTGGGAGATAACTACCTGTGAGGGTATCGGTAATCAACGCGATGGCTATCATGCCATACAAAAACGTATGGCTCAATTGAATGCCACTCAATGTGGTTACTGTAGTCCTGGATTTGTGATGAGTATGTACAGCTTAATGGAGTCAAAAGGATCGAACCTGAGTATGCAAGAAATTGAGAATTCATTCAGCGGCAATATATGTCGTTGTACAGGATATCGTTCCATATTGGATGCCATGAAATCATTTGCATCAGATAGTAACATAAAGATACCCAATGAATGTCAAGACATTGAGGATTTAGTCAGTAAGAAATGTCCTAAGAGTGGTAAGGGATTGATATGCTCTAGCAACTGCAGCCCAGCTTTACGTTTTGTTACCTACAATGATGGTATTCAATGGTTTTggcctcaaaattttgatgaattaaTAACGATTCTCGAGAAATTACCATTGGATGACGAATATATGCTCGTTGGTGGTAATACCGGacattgtttctatcgaaaatctgatcggataaaatatttcattgatatTCAttgtgtgaaaaaattgaaagagtACCAATTGACCAAGGATAAATTGACATTAGGTGCCAATCTAACGCTATCAGAGACTATGGagatattttcaaaagtttcgAGGGAATCTGGTTTCGAATATTGCCATGAACTCTGGCAGCATTTCGATTTAATTGCCAATGTTCCGGTGAGAAAT AATGGCACATTGGCtggaaatatttcaattaaaaatgcccATCCAGACTTTCCATCAGATGTCTGCTTACTCTTAGAGACCCTAAATGCCGAAAtcataatattttctacagcaTATGGAAAGTCGAAAAAACTTTCCATGAAGGAATATTTGAATGTTAAAACACCGAAAACATTGATTTTAGGCTTTGAGCTACCAGCATTACCCAAGGAACGCTACATATTCCGATCATATAAA ATTATGCCGAGAGCCCAAAATTGTATAGCCTATGTGAATGCAGGATTTCTTTTGGATTTGGAATCGATGGCCACGGGTTCAGTGAAAAATGCTCGTCTCTGTTTTGGTGGCATACGACCAGATTTTGTTCATGCCTCAGCTGTCGAAGATAAGCTAAGAGGCCAGTGTATATATGATAAGGCAGTGATTACAAAACTTTTCGCCACTTTATCCGCAACTCTAAAACCTGATGCAATATTGCCTAAAACATCACCAGAATATCGCATGAAATTGGCTTGTGGTTTaatgttgaaatttctcttggaAATCGCTCCAAAAGATAGAGTACGCAAGGAATACATTAGTGGAGGTCATTTAATGAAGCGAGAACTATCTTCGGGCCAGCAGATTTTTGATACAAATAAGAATGTGTACCCAGTCACACAGCCAGTACAGAAATTGGAAG CTTTAATTCAATGCTCCGGTGAAGCCAAGTATATGAATGATCTTATAACATCATCCAATGCATTGCATTGTGCTTTTGTGGGAGCCACTAAGGTGGGAAAAACGATTGAGAAGATTGATGCCTCTGAAGCCTTGAAAATAGCTGGTGTTGTAGCCTTTTTCTCTGCCAAGGATATACCTGGAATTAATTCTTTTACCGATTCTAGTCAACAATATCAGCTTGAAGAGATTTTTACTGGAGGTTTAGTACGTTTTTACGATCAACCTTTGGGAGTAATAGTGGCTGAGAGCAAAGCAATTGCTGAGAAAGCTACTAACAAGGTTACGGTTTTATACTCTAGCGGAGATTCCTCCATTATAATGCCTACCATGGAGGATGTTTTTCTTCATCGCCGACAAGATCGAATTGAAACCAAATTAAAATCAGCCATTACAGAACTGAAACTTTCAGCACCATCTGATATCGAATTCAATGGTATATTCGAAATAGGTCCTCAATATCACTTCACCATGGAACCCCAAACTTGTATTGTAATTCCTGAGGAACAAGGTTTAAAGGTTTACTCGTCCACACAATGGATCAACCATACACAAGCGGTTATTGCGAAAATGTTGAATCTTAAAGTCGCTGCAGTTCAATTGGAAGTTCGCCATGTAGGTGGTGCTTTTGGAGGTAAAATTTCTCGCTGTAATTTGGTGGCTTGTGCCGCAGCTTTAGCTGCCTACAAACTTAATCGACCGATTCGCTTTGTCCAATCCTTGGAATCTATGATGAATCGCAATGGCAAAAGATGGGCTTATCGATCTGATTATAAAGCCCATATACAAACGAATGGTAGACTTGTAGGTCTACAGAATATTTACTACGGTGATGCTGGTTGCAGTCCCAATGAATATCCAGCACTTGTTCATGGTGAAACAGCTTTTCGTAGTTGTTACAACTTTACGGATGGAAATCTACGTCTGGAGAGTAATGTTGTGCTGACAGATGCTCCAAGTTCGACGCCAATGCGAGCGCCAGGTAACATGGAAG GTACTGCCATGATAGAAAATATAATGGAGCACATAGCTTTTATGGCCCAGCTTGATCCAGCCGATACGCGTATGATTAACATAAAAGAAGGTAATCGAATGCGGGAACTCCTGCCCCGTTTCCTTAGGACAACGGAATATAAGCAGCGTCGTTTGGAAATTGACCAATTTAATCAACAAAATCGTTGGATGAAGAAAGGTTTAGGTCTGGCCATTATGGACTTTCCTTATAAATCTTTTCCACCATTTGGAACATATCCAGCAACTGTTTCCATATATCATACTGATGGCTCTGTAGTTATATCCCATGGTGGTATAGAAATGGGTCAAG GAGTTAATACAAAATCTGCTCAGGTTGCTGCATATGTCCTTGGCATACCATTGGATTCGGTGAAAATTGAGACCACCAACTCTATAAATGGAGCCAATTCCTTATTTAGTGCCAATTCGATGACTAGTGAATGTATTGGCTTTGCCATACGGAAATGTTGTAATACCCTCAATGAACGATTGAAACCTATTCGAGAATCTTTGAAACCAAATGCTTCCTGGCAAGAGATAGTGCAAACTGCATGGCAACGTTCTGTGAATCTTATAGCCAGTGATCATTATAAAGTGGGTGATATACCTCCGTATAATATTTATTGCCTTGGATTGACTGAAGTTCAGGTGGATATTTTAACCGGCAATCACTTGATAAAGCGAGTTGATATCCTTGAAGATGTGGGTGAAAGTTTAAATCCCAATGTTGATATTGGACAAATTGAAGGAGCTTTTGTTCAAGGTCTAGGTTATTGGGTTACTGAACAGTTGGTATACGATCGTCAAACTGGTCAATTGTTGACCAACAATACCTGGACCTATAAGCCACCCGGAGCTAAAGATATTCCTATAGATTTTCGTATTGAAATGTTAAGAGGCTCTAAAAATAAGGGTGGTTTTATGAGTACTAAAGCCTGCTCTGAACCTCCAACCTGTTTGGCGATTAGTGTTATATTTGCTCTGCAACATGCCATCCAATCGGCCCGTACAGATGCTGGTCTAAAACGCGAATGGGTTCGTTTGGGTGCACCGACTACACCGGAAACATTGGTCTTGAATTCTGGAAATGATGTGTCATCCTTTAGTTTGTAG